A region from the Chitinophaga sp. Cy-1792 genome encodes:
- the rpiA gene encoding ribose-5-phosphate isomerase RpiA: MQINIAKKAAAEEAAKLVRTGMTVGLGTGSTAYYAIIRLGEMVRNEGLIINAVATSEESDKLAREQGIPMVPFSEVQQIDIDIDGADESDASLRLIKGGGGALLREKIIAAASDQMIVIADEAKLVNTLGKFPLPVEIIPFAHELTMHKLKELGGAPVIRHKSDKVFITDNGNYIADCYFEEIPDPETLHAQLNGIPGVVENGLFIGLATTLIVGNDKGEVQIYHR; encoded by the coding sequence ATGCAGATAAACATCGCTAAAAAAGCTGCGGCAGAAGAGGCCGCCAAACTGGTAAGAACCGGTATGACAGTGGGACTGGGTACAGGCAGTACCGCCTATTATGCCATCATACGCCTCGGCGAAATGGTCAGAAATGAAGGGCTGATCATTAATGCAGTAGCTACCTCCGAGGAGTCGGACAAGCTGGCCAGGGAACAGGGTATTCCTATGGTCCCTTTCAGCGAGGTACAGCAGATCGATATCGATATTGACGGGGCCGATGAATCAGATGCATCGCTTCGCCTGATCAAAGGTGGCGGTGGTGCTTTGCTTCGCGAAAAAATTATCGCAGCAGCATCTGACCAGATGATCGTTATCGCAGATGAAGCCAAACTGGTAAATACACTTGGTAAGTTCCCGCTGCCGGTAGAAATCATCCCTTTTGCACATGAACTGACCATGCACAAGCTGAAAGAGCTGGGTGGTGCGCCGGTTATCAGGCATAAGTCGGACAAAGTCTTCATTACCGATAACGGCAATTATATTGCGGATTGTTATTTTGAAGAGATCCCCGACCCGGAAACCTTACATGCACAGCTGAACGGTATTCCGGGTGTAGTAGAAAACGGGTTGTTTATCGGCCTTGCCACTACGCTGATCGTCGGTAATGACAAGGGCGAAGTACAGATCTATCATCGCTGA
- a CDS encoding zinc-dependent peptidase encodes MFGLIMMGLILIGYIYNIFSRRRTLHAAVPDTYRSLLQDNVRYYQQLDDADKVRFEEKVTKFLKRTTIEGVHTTVEPLDRVLVAASAIIPIFGFKDWEYFNLTNVILYPDTFDESYQYEGNRRNILGMVGSGPLNGQMALSKNALREGFSNTTDKSNTAIHEFVHLLDKSDGYVDGLPRNLIEHSYSIPWMKLVHQTIQQMMSGHTDINPYGATNEGEFFAVISEYFFERPDLLAEKHPELYAMLCKIFQQNPAANHQHPETAF; translated from the coding sequence TTGTTTGGATTAATTATGATGGGGCTGATACTCATCGGCTATATTTACAACATCTTCTCACGTAGAAGAACGTTACACGCCGCAGTTCCCGACACTTACCGGTCGCTGCTGCAGGACAATGTACGCTACTATCAGCAACTGGACGACGCAGATAAGGTACGCTTTGAGGAAAAGGTAACCAAATTCCTGAAACGCACGACCATCGAAGGAGTGCATACGACCGTAGAACCGCTGGACCGCGTGCTGGTAGCCGCCAGCGCCATCATCCCGATCTTCGGGTTTAAAGACTGGGAATATTTCAATCTTACCAATGTGATCCTCTACCCGGATACCTTTGATGAGAGCTATCAATACGAAGGTAACCGCAGGAATATCCTCGGTATGGTAGGCAGCGGCCCACTCAACGGCCAGATGGCCCTGTCGAAAAATGCATTGCGGGAAGGCTTCTCCAACACCACCGACAAAAGTAATACCGCCATCCATGAATTCGTACACCTGCTCGATAAGTCTGACGGCTATGTAGATGGATTGCCACGCAACCTCATTGAACACAGCTACAGCATTCCATGGATGAAACTGGTGCATCAGACGATACAGCAAATGATGTCCGGGCATACCGACATCAATCCTTATGGCGCTACCAATGAAGGAGAATTCTTTGCCGTTATCTCTGAATACTTCTTCGAACGCCCGGATTTACTGGCGGAAAAGCACCCGGAATTGTACGCCATGCTGTGTAAGATTTTCCAGCAGAATCCTGCTGCCAATCATCAGCATCCGGAAACTGCGTTTTAA
- a CDS encoding Gfo/Idh/MocA family oxidoreductase, which translates to MANQNSNSRRSFIRNSLGAIAAFTIVPRHVLGRGYLAPSDQLTKAVIGTGNMGRGHFGYAGTRVVAICDVDRSHIQLAMDQLKDKSVKTFTDYREVIQLPEVDIVHIATPPHWHGIIAADAARAGKDIWCEKPMTATIGEGKRLVEAVQQHGRIFRLNTWFRFEDNFYGMGTTVKPIKKLVESGLLGWPLKVTISKHTGFDWKFYWVGKTNLPEMPVPKELDYDMWLGPAPYKPYSAHRVHQTFRGYWDYDGGGLGDMGQHYIDPVQYFLGKDNTSPVKVEVDAPQQHPDAVGTWRRITYTYADGCQIILDGEGKDEKAAYIEGPNGKLYPGFKSTIPDLERKLASFPDPAPQQTDFAEAVRLRRKFALNEENGHRSATLVNMGKVALRLNRSLEFDPVKQEFINDAGANALIYQPMRGPWTI; encoded by the coding sequence ATGGCAAATCAAAACAGTAATTCAAGGCGCTCATTCATCCGGAACTCACTGGGTGCTATTGCTGCTTTTACTATCGTGCCACGACATGTACTCGGTCGTGGATACCTTGCTCCCAGTGACCAGCTCACCAAAGCAGTGATTGGTACCGGTAACATGGGACGTGGACATTTTGGCTACGCAGGAACCCGCGTAGTAGCCATCTGTGATGTTGACCGCAGTCATATCCAGCTCGCAATGGACCAGCTGAAAGACAAATCTGTAAAAACGTTTACAGATTACCGTGAGGTAATACAATTACCGGAAGTAGACATTGTACATATCGCTACACCGCCGCACTGGCACGGTATCATCGCAGCCGATGCCGCCCGCGCAGGAAAAGATATCTGGTGTGAGAAACCCATGACAGCCACCATAGGAGAAGGTAAACGCCTCGTGGAAGCTGTACAGCAACATGGCCGCATCTTCCGCCTCAATACCTGGTTCCGCTTCGAAGATAACTTCTATGGCATGGGAACCACCGTGAAACCTATTAAGAAACTGGTGGAAAGCGGCCTCCTGGGATGGCCCCTGAAAGTTACCATCAGCAAACATACCGGCTTCGACTGGAAATTCTACTGGGTAGGTAAAACCAATCTCCCCGAAATGCCCGTACCTAAAGAACTCGACTACGATATGTGGCTGGGACCAGCGCCCTACAAGCCTTACAGCGCCCATCGCGTACACCAGACCTTCCGCGGCTACTGGGATTATGATGGCGGCGGACTCGGCGACATGGGGCAGCATTATATCGACCCGGTACAATACTTCCTCGGAAAAGATAATACCAGCCCCGTAAAAGTAGAAGTGGACGCACCGCAGCAACACCCCGATGCAGTAGGCACCTGGCGCCGTATTACCTATACCTATGCTGATGGTTGTCAGATCATCCTGGATGGGGAAGGTAAAGACGAAAAAGCAGCCTACATAGAAGGACCTAATGGTAAACTCTATCCTGGCTTTAAATCCACGATCCCGGACCTGGAAAGAAAACTGGCCTCCTTCCCTGACCCGGCGCCACAACAAACTGATTTTGCAGAAGCAGTAAGACTACGCCGCAAATTTGCACTCAACGAAGAAAACGGACACCGTTCTGCTACCCTGGTAAATATGGGTAAGGTCGCACTGCGACTAAACCGTTCACTGGAATTTGATCCGGTGAAACAGGAGTTTATCAATGATGCAGGCGCCAATGCACTGATTTATCAGCCTATGCGCGGCCCATGGACTATCTGA
- a CDS encoding MFS transporter, with the protein MIVAAQEYNSRRWLILAILSIGAFLSPLDFFIVNVALPDIKQAFGATDTALQLVVAGYGLTYAVLVVTGGRLGDIFGRKRVFITGMLLFIIASAACAGAISITWLIAARVLQGMGAAMLAPQVIATIRVIFPPAEQPRAMGVFGAVFGLAAIAGQLLGGLLINAHVFGYTWQSVFLVNLPAGLTCCVMAYACMQESMAAARPRLDIGGMLLATLTLLLFIYPLVKGRELDWPWWIFACLLLSLVSGYILLRYEALLLRRQQSPLIYIPLLQDPHFLKGAGVIYLYNHTAAFFLIFPYYLQNGLQQDAFTAGLAVMPYAIGFFLAPLMSPRSGLTASQLTKGGMLLLAGGFLVSSFAMHVAPQPGWLLKVGLLLAGTGHGTVMPAMLRQIMADVEVALAGQAAGIISTAIQVGSVTGTAVIGTLFFSLQEHFSYSRSIEIAFVALALVLFAGYLLAGNYSNSKKISNE; encoded by the coding sequence ATGATTGTTGCTGCACAGGAATATAATAGCCGTAGATGGTTGATACTGGCCATTCTATCAATAGGTGCGTTTTTGTCGCCATTGGATTTTTTTATTGTTAATGTGGCACTGCCGGATATTAAGCAGGCCTTCGGTGCCACAGATACCGCTTTACAGCTGGTAGTGGCGGGGTATGGCCTCACCTATGCTGTGCTGGTGGTCACCGGTGGGCGACTGGGAGATATCTTCGGCCGGAAGCGCGTGTTTATCACCGGGATGCTGTTGTTTATCATCGCTTCTGCAGCTTGTGCCGGCGCCATCAGTATAACATGGCTGATCGCCGCGCGGGTATTGCAGGGCATGGGTGCCGCCATGCTGGCGCCGCAGGTGATCGCCACCATCCGGGTGATATTTCCGCCGGCAGAACAACCACGCGCCATGGGGGTATTCGGGGCGGTATTCGGCCTCGCAGCCATTGCCGGACAACTGCTGGGCGGCCTGCTGATCAATGCACATGTATTTGGATATACCTGGCAAAGTGTATTCCTCGTAAACCTGCCGGCAGGGCTGACCTGTTGTGTGATGGCCTATGCCTGTATGCAGGAAAGCATGGCCGCCGCACGCCCCAGACTGGACATCGGTGGGATGTTGCTGGCCACCCTGACATTATTGTTATTCATTTATCCGCTGGTTAAAGGAAGAGAATTGGATTGGCCCTGGTGGATTTTCGCCTGCTTGCTGTTGTCGCTGGTGAGCGGATATATACTGCTACGTTATGAAGCACTGCTGTTGCGCCGGCAGCAGTCGCCACTGATCTATATTCCACTGCTGCAAGACCCGCATTTCCTGAAAGGAGCCGGGGTGATATATCTGTATAATCATACTGCTGCTTTCTTTCTCATTTTTCCTTATTATTTGCAGAATGGGCTACAGCAGGATGCTTTTACGGCAGGACTGGCGGTAATGCCCTATGCCATCGGGTTTTTCCTGGCGCCGTTGATGAGCCCGCGTAGCGGGCTGACAGCCAGCCAGCTCACTAAAGGTGGTATGCTATTGCTGGCAGGCGGTTTCCTGGTAAGTTCATTCGCCATGCATGTAGCACCACAGCCGGGCTGGCTGCTCAAGGTTGGTTTGCTGCTGGCCGGTACAGGACATGGTACCGTTATGCCTGCCATGCTGCGGCAGATCATGGCAGACGTGGAGGTCGCACTCGCCGGACAGGCAGCAGGAATTATCAGTACAGCCATACAGGTAGGTAGCGTGACAGGTACGGCGGTCATCGGAACACTGTTCTTTTCATTGCAGGAGCATTTTTCGTATAGCCGTTCCATAGAGATAGCGTTTGTTGCTTTGGCCCTGGTACTGTTTGCAGGATATCTGCTGGCAGGTAATTATAGTAATTCTAAAAAGATATCAAATGAATAA
- a CDS encoding M28 family metallopeptidase produces MRKLTLLLLAASLGQITVHAQENPAAAAINEAGFTKHISKLASDAFEGRKPFTRGEDSAIQYIAAQFKALGLKPGNGNSYFQDVPMVNIFSKPAGNLVIKGKNDSITLQYLDDYVAATRRVQDQVKLQNSDLVFAGYGIVAPEYHWNDYAGLDVKGKTVVVLINDPGFADSTLFKGHIMTYYGRWTYKFEEASRQGAAGVIIIHETAAASYPWKVVRSGWSNSKLHLQTADNNMSRTIMEGWISQESAKKMFALAGISPDIMEQARKKGFKPVDLHLKTSLVINNTIKKSTSHNVLAILPGSKRPQECVVYSAHWDHFGIGETVKGDSIYNGAVDNASGTAGLLELATAFAQVKPVPERSVLFLAVTGEEQGLLGSEYYASHPVFPMNKTVADINLDVLNFFGKTKNITVIGLGQSELDEYAQRAAAKQGRVITPEDHPEGGWFFRSDHFNFAKKGVPGLYIGPGTDAIGQAPGWAKEQIATYNRERYHSPKDEFDPATWKLDGMVQDIRLLFDVGLTLSNESTFPKWKTTSEFKSLRK; encoded by the coding sequence TTGAGAAAACTAACACTACTATTACTGGCTGCCAGCCTTGGCCAGATTACTGTACATGCACAGGAAAATCCCGCTGCCGCCGCCATCAATGAAGCAGGTTTTACCAAACATATCAGCAAGCTCGCTTCTGATGCCTTCGAGGGCCGGAAACCCTTTACCCGCGGAGAAGACAGCGCCATTCAATATATAGCCGCCCAATTCAAAGCCCTGGGCCTTAAACCAGGCAATGGCAACAGCTATTTTCAGGATGTACCCATGGTCAACATCTTCTCAAAACCTGCCGGTAATCTTGTTATAAAAGGTAAAAATGACAGCATCACCCTTCAATACCTGGACGACTACGTAGCCGCTACCCGTCGTGTACAGGACCAGGTGAAACTGCAAAATTCGGACCTGGTATTTGCCGGTTACGGTATCGTAGCACCGGAATACCACTGGAATGACTATGCCGGACTCGATGTGAAAGGTAAAACCGTGGTGGTACTCATCAACGACCCCGGCTTCGCAGACAGCACCCTCTTCAAAGGCCATATCATGACCTACTACGGCCGCTGGACGTATAAGTTTGAAGAGGCTTCCAGGCAAGGCGCTGCCGGCGTGATTATCATCCACGAAACAGCTGCTGCCAGCTACCCATGGAAAGTAGTACGCAGCGGATGGTCCAATTCAAAACTACACCTCCAGACCGCCGACAATAATATGTCGCGCACCATCATGGAAGGCTGGATATCACAGGAATCGGCAAAGAAAATGTTTGCACTGGCAGGCATCTCCCCCGATATCATGGAGCAGGCCAGGAAGAAAGGATTTAAACCGGTTGATCTTCACCTGAAAACATCCCTGGTCATCAACAATACTATTAAAAAATCTACCTCACATAATGTACTGGCCATTCTGCCAGGCTCAAAACGGCCGCAGGAATGTGTCGTATATTCGGCCCACTGGGACCACTTCGGCATCGGTGAAACGGTTAAAGGTGATTCCATTTACAACGGCGCAGTAGACAACGCCAGCGGCACCGCCGGACTGCTCGAACTGGCTACTGCATTTGCACAGGTAAAACCTGTACCGGAAAGGTCTGTCCTGTTTCTGGCAGTTACCGGAGAAGAGCAGGGACTGCTCGGCTCAGAATACTACGCCAGTCATCCCGTATTTCCCATGAATAAAACCGTCGCCGATATCAACCTGGATGTACTGAACTTCTTCGGTAAAACAAAAAATATCACGGTTATCGGCCTGGGACAATCTGAGCTCGATGAATATGCACAGCGCGCCGCCGCTAAACAAGGCCGCGTGATCACACCGGAAGACCATCCGGAAGGTGGCTGGTTTTTCCGCTCCGACCATTTCAACTTTGCGAAAAAAGGAGTACCAGGCCTCTATATCGGCCCTGGCACAGATGCCATTGGACAAGCACCAGGCTGGGCAAAAGAGCAGATCGCCACGTATAACCGTGAACGTTACCACTCACCAAAAGACGAATTCGATCCTGCCACCTGGAAACTCGATGGCATGGTTCAGGATATCCGCCTGCTGTTTGACGTAGGACTGACACTCAGCAATGAAAGTACTTTCCCTAAATGGAAGACTACTTCTGAGTTTAAATCGCTCAGAAAATAA
- a CDS encoding ROK family protein yields the protein MKNSMAVGVDVGGSHITAALVDLENRSVIEKTWRRERVNSKGTTTEIVDAWAAVILDVAAGLPHQPVIIGIGMPGPFNYEEGISLMQNQDKYDALYGLNVRELLAAKLNTEPQQIRFINDAGCFLQGEAFSGAARGFKSAIGLTLGTGLGSATFDGHIARDADRWCTPFKDSIAEEYISSRWFINRYAAVSGNAVKDVKALTELIGADPRILDIFQEFGTNLGTFLVPFIQEEQPEIVILGGNISNAADLFFPAVTAVLAQHNIHIPIRTAQLGESAAIIGAASVWYDETVDV from the coding sequence ATGAAAAATTCCATGGCGGTTGGAGTGGATGTAGGCGGGTCGCATATTACAGCGGCATTGGTGGATCTGGAAAACAGATCGGTTATTGAAAAAACCTGGCGCAGAGAGCGTGTAAATTCTAAGGGCACTACTACAGAAATCGTGGATGCCTGGGCAGCAGTTATCCTTGATGTAGCTGCCGGACTACCACATCAACCTGTCATTATCGGTATAGGCATGCCTGGCCCTTTTAATTATGAAGAAGGGATCAGTCTGATGCAGAACCAGGATAAATACGACGCTTTATATGGCCTCAACGTCAGAGAGCTGCTGGCAGCAAAGCTCAACACTGAGCCTCAGCAGATCCGCTTCATCAATGATGCGGGCTGTTTCCTGCAAGGGGAAGCTTTCAGTGGCGCCGCCAGAGGCTTTAAAAGTGCCATCGGACTTACCCTGGGAACCGGTTTAGGCTCCGCCACCTTCGATGGCCACATCGCCAGAGACGCCGACCGCTGGTGTACTCCTTTTAAAGACAGCATTGCTGAAGAATATATTTCCTCCCGCTGGTTTATCAACAGGTATGCCGCTGTTAGCGGAAATGCAGTTAAAGATGTGAAAGCCCTGACGGAACTGATAGGTGCCGATCCCCGCATCCTGGATATCTTCCAGGAATTCGGTACTAACCTGGGAACCTTCCTGGTACCTTTTATTCAGGAAGAACAACCTGAAATAGTAATCCTGGGTGGCAATATCTCCAATGCCGCTGACCTGTTCTTCCCTGCGGTAACCGCAGTGCTGGCGCAGCATAATATTCACATCCCGATCCGTACCGCTCAGCTGGGCGAATCTGCCGCGATCATAGGCGCTGCCAGCGTATGGTACGACGAAACTGTAGACGTTTAA
- a CDS encoding DUF1080 domain-containing protein, translated as MKKITLAICLLISCCTAFAQPAPDQRAFHTKVADILALFPATNAQVLNTNMETIAGLGEEGLVQMAAMLADPGKGDNTKMEYALAGYAFYVTQPGREALRSTASNAFAKALANASNPETKAFLIRELQATGNAAAVNVLIPYLKDARLCDPAARALVKIAAPEGVKAIADALPAADAAAKITLTEALGDAKYAPATPALIAQLTGAEPKLAKVTNYALAEIAAPAAAAPLKAAAAKADYRYDVTNATASYITYINHLSDKKQADLLAQGLMAATKTPARENAYVAGLDLYAANNGGKGINTYILAATDARARVKNAGWKLIAANADAVSKPQQAQVLTLLRTADNVTKAAALRLLADNKVTWALAEETALIKDKDPLVSTAAIDAAGRTGGTAALPQLLAALNTSDAATVKAVQNAMLIMPGNTVVSSAAAAYSGLTPEGKAAVIALLAARKSAENAGIVLEAAKGADPLRSAAFEALPAVSSGNDLSALNNLLINAGNNKEITAVQQAIINTGIPAAQVQSLMAQAPKDKQAAYFKILAGLSDKNSLQTILTGFNNGNEQTKSEAIGALAAWTNTDAAPMLLDIARNPANKGLQDQALTGYIGIAAKNKLPADQKVLMLRNALELTSTAAVQQKALKTLASCKTYGALLLAGNYLDNAAVKSEAAETVMNIALADKSFNGTTVKNLLEKASANLSSGDADYQRQSIRKYIAEMPAGEGFVPMFNGTDLSGWKGLVENPIARAKMTEKTLNAAQAKANETMRKGWVVKDGLLVFTGEGDNLCTEKKYGDFEMLVDWKITAQGDAGIYLRGSPQVQIWDTSRRNVGAEVGSGGLYNNQTHQSKPLVLADNAIGEWNHFRIIMKGDRVTVYLNGQLVTDNTILENYWDRGLPIFPEEQIELQAHGTYVAYRDLYIKELPRPVAYTLNDEEKKAGYKVLFDGTNMHNWTGNTKDYIMEDGNLVIRPSDDGGHGNLYTKDEYKDFSFRFEFQLTPGANNGLGVHAPLTGDAAYVGMELQILDNEADIYKSLHEYQYHGSVYGVIPAKRGFLKPVGEWNYEEAIVQGTHIKVILNGEVILDGDIADARDHGTLDHKDHPGLKNETGHIGFLGHGSVVKFRNIRVKTL; from the coding sequence ATGAAAAAAATCACACTCGCTATATGCCTGCTGATCAGCTGCTGTACTGCCTTTGCGCAACCAGCTCCCGACCAGCGCGCATTTCATACCAAAGTTGCGGACATCCTGGCGTTGTTCCCGGCTACCAATGCCCAGGTACTCAATACCAATATGGAAACGATCGCCGGCCTCGGCGAGGAAGGCCTCGTTCAGATGGCCGCCATGCTGGCTGATCCCGGAAAAGGTGACAATACAAAAATGGAATATGCCCTTGCCGGTTACGCCTTCTATGTTACCCAGCCAGGCAGGGAAGCCCTAAGAAGTACTGCCAGCAATGCTTTTGCTAAAGCACTTGCCAATGCTTCCAATCCGGAAACAAAAGCATTCCTCATCCGTGAGCTGCAAGCCACCGGCAACGCCGCCGCTGTAAATGTGCTCATTCCTTACCTGAAAGATGCGCGCCTCTGTGATCCTGCTGCGAGAGCCCTGGTGAAAATTGCCGCCCCTGAAGGTGTGAAAGCTATCGCAGATGCACTGCCTGCTGCCGATGCTGCTGCTAAAATCACGCTCACCGAGGCTTTGGGAGATGCTAAATATGCGCCTGCAACGCCGGCACTGATCGCGCAGTTAACCGGTGCTGAACCTAAACTGGCGAAAGTCACCAATTATGCGCTGGCAGAAATTGCTGCCCCTGCCGCCGCTGCTCCGCTGAAAGCCGCTGCCGCAAAGGCAGACTACCGCTATGATGTAACCAATGCTACCGCATCTTATATCACTTATATCAATCACCTCTCCGACAAAAAACAGGCAGACCTCCTGGCACAGGGACTGATGGCGGCAACGAAAACGCCTGCCCGCGAAAATGCATATGTTGCCGGTCTGGATTTATACGCTGCCAACAATGGCGGAAAAGGTATCAATACCTATATCCTGGCGGCTACGGATGCCCGTGCACGTGTGAAAAATGCCGGCTGGAAACTAATTGCTGCCAATGCTGATGCGGTGTCTAAGCCACAACAGGCACAGGTGCTGACCTTACTCCGTACTGCCGACAACGTTACCAAAGCGGCTGCGCTCCGCCTGCTGGCTGATAATAAGGTTACCTGGGCACTGGCTGAAGAAACAGCACTGATAAAAGATAAAGATCCATTGGTGAGTACCGCAGCCATCGATGCTGCCGGCCGCACCGGCGGAACCGCTGCACTGCCGCAGCTGCTGGCTGCGCTGAATACCAGCGATGCTGCCACCGTAAAGGCGGTACAAAATGCGATGCTCATCATGCCGGGTAATACTGTCGTCTCTTCGGCTGCAGCTGCCTATAGTGGCCTGACGCCGGAAGGAAAGGCGGCGGTGATCGCACTGCTGGCGGCCAGGAAATCTGCAGAGAATGCTGGCATCGTACTGGAGGCTGCCAAAGGCGCCGATCCGTTACGCAGTGCCGCTTTCGAGGCCCTGCCAGCGGTGAGCAGCGGCAACGATTTATCTGCCTTAAATAATCTCCTGATAAATGCTGGCAATAATAAAGAAATAACGGCTGTACAACAGGCGATCATCAATACCGGTATCCCTGCCGCACAGGTGCAATCCCTGATGGCACAGGCGCCGAAAGATAAGCAGGCAGCCTATTTTAAAATACTGGCTGGACTCTCGGATAAAAATTCCCTACAGACCATCCTGACTGGATTTAATAACGGTAACGAACAAACGAAGTCGGAAGCTATCGGCGCATTAGCCGCCTGGACAAACACCGATGCTGCTCCTATGCTGCTGGACATCGCCAGAAACCCGGCGAATAAAGGATTACAAGACCAGGCCCTGACAGGGTACATCGGCATTGCAGCAAAAAATAAGCTCCCTGCTGATCAGAAAGTGCTGATGCTGCGTAATGCACTCGAACTCACCAGCACCGCAGCCGTACAGCAAAAGGCACTGAAAACACTGGCCAGCTGCAAAACCTATGGCGCTTTATTGCTGGCAGGCAATTACCTGGATAACGCCGCTGTAAAATCAGAAGCGGCTGAAACAGTGATGAACATTGCGCTGGCGGATAAATCCTTCAACGGTACTACGGTAAAAAACCTGCTGGAAAAAGCATCGGCTAACCTCAGCAGCGGTGATGCAGATTATCAGCGCCAGTCGATCCGTAAATACATCGCGGAAATGCCTGCCGGAGAAGGTTTCGTGCCTATGTTCAATGGTACTGACCTCAGCGGCTGGAAAGGCCTGGTAGAAAATCCTATCGCCAGAGCTAAGATGACGGAGAAAACGCTGAATGCCGCACAGGCCAAAGCCAATGAAACCATGCGCAAAGGCTGGGTAGTGAAAGATGGACTGCTCGTGTTTACCGGCGAAGGTGATAATCTCTGTACAGAAAAAAAATATGGCGACTTTGAAATGCTGGTAGACTGGAAGATTACTGCCCAGGGTGATGCCGGCATTTACCTGCGCGGATCGCCACAGGTGCAGATCTGGGATACTTCCCGCAGAAATGTGGGCGCAGAAGTAGGCAGCGGTGGACTTTACAACAACCAGACCCACCAGAGCAAACCACTGGTGCTGGCAGATAACGCCATCGGTGAATGGAACCATTTCCGTATTATCATGAAAGGAGACCGTGTAACGGTTTATCTCAATGGTCAGCTGGTAACAGACAATACCATCCTCGAAAACTACTGGGACCGCGGCCTGCCTATCTTCCCGGAAGAACAGATTGAATTGCAGGCGCATGGCACCTATGTGGCTTACCGCGATCTCTATATCAAAGAACTGCCACGCCCTGTTGCTTATACGCTGAACGACGAAGAGAAAAAAGCAGGCTATAAAGTACTGTTTGATGGTACCAACATGCATAACTGGACAGGCAATACCAAAGATTATATCATGGAAGATGGTAACCTGGTAATTCGTCCTTCAGATGATGGTGGTCACGGTAACCTGTATACGAAAGATGAATACAAGGATTTTTCTTTCCGTTTTGAGTTTCAGCTGACACCAGGCGCCAACAATGGTTTGGGCGTACATGCGCCATTAACTGGTGATGCTGCCTATGTAGGTATGGAATTACAGATACTGGACAATGAAGCAGATATCTATAAGAGTCTGCATGAATACCAGTACCATGGCTCCGTTTATGGTGTCATTCCTGCAAAGCGTGGCTTCCTGAAGCCGGTAGGAGAGTGGAACTATGAAGAAGCAATCGTACAGGGAACACATATAAAAGTGATCCTGAACGGTGAAGTCATCCTCGACGGTGATATCGCGGATGCCCGCGACCATGGTACCTTAGATCATAAAGATCATCCTGGTCTGAAAAATGAAACAGGGCACATCGGATTTTTAGGACATGGTAGTGTGGTGAAGTTTAGAAATATTCGTGTGAAGACGTTATAA